One genomic segment of Methanothermobacter wolfeii includes these proteins:
- the pyrC gene encoding dihydroorotase: MFDLLLENCRIERDLIVNIGVDDGRIARISHEKLRASERIDLKGYFVLPGLIDAHVHFRDPGLEYKEDFRTGSMAAAHGGFSTVIDMPNTIPPTDNAREFRRKIRIGEGKSIVDFGLHAGYSDPSEIEEVLELKPASFKVFMDLAEIPMVDALFRRLRELSSGVPVTVHCENREVIGRSMEKLKGRDDPFAYSLARPPLAEEVSVAEVLALALHHGHPVHVCHLSTRKALELIEPFRDYVTCEVTPHHLLLDSGSLEGFGTLAKTNPPLRARGEGLSPEDLGRINIIGTDHAPHTLKEKERGVWDAPPGIPNLEVVLRLLLTLVSMGRVNLETVRRMLAEEPARIFGLRSKGHIREGMDADFTVVDLKAAGTIRADEFYSKAHYTPFEGFKYTGEAVMTIVRGQVVMEDGEVLEGDGRYVASEH, encoded by the coding sequence ATGTTTGACCTTTTACTCGAGAACTGCAGGATCGAAAGGGACCTCATTGTGAATATTGGTGTTGATGATGGAAGGATAGCCAGGATATCCCATGAAAAGCTCAGGGCCTCGGAGAGGATTGACCTTAAGGGCTATTTCGTCCTCCCAGGACTTATAGATGCCCATGTGCACTTCAGGGACCCCGGGCTTGAGTACAAGGAGGACTTCAGGACAGGATCCATGGCAGCCGCCCATGGCGGTTTTTCAACGGTCATTGACATGCCAAACACCATACCCCCCACAGATAATGCCAGGGAATTCAGGAGAAAGATAAGGATAGGTGAAGGTAAGAGCATCGTCGACTTTGGACTGCATGCAGGTTACTCCGATCCATCAGAAATCGAGGAGGTGCTTGAATTAAAACCCGCATCCTTCAAGGTCTTCATGGATCTTGCAGAGATACCCATGGTTGACGCCCTCTTCAGGAGGCTCAGGGAGCTGTCATCAGGGGTGCCTGTGACGGTCCACTGTGAGAACAGGGAGGTTATAGGGCGCTCCATGGAGAAGCTCAAGGGGCGGGATGACCCCTTCGCCTATTCACTTGCAAGGCCCCCCCTTGCAGAGGAGGTCTCCGTTGCCGAGGTCCTGGCGCTTGCACTGCACCATGGACACCCGGTCCATGTGTGCCACCTAAGCACTCGGAAGGCCCTTGAACTCATCGAACCCTTCAGGGATTATGTTACATGCGAGGTCACACCCCACCACCTCCTCCTGGACTCAGGGTCCCTTGAAGGGTTCGGTACACTTGCAAAGACAAACCCGCCCCTGAGGGCGAGGGGTGAGGGACTTTCACCTGAAGATCTTGGGAGGATCAACATCATCGGAACCGACCATGCCCCACACACCCTCAAGGAGAAGGAGCGTGGTGTGTGGGATGCTCCGCCAGGGATACCTAACCTTGAGGTTGTGCTCAGACTCCTCCTCACCCTGGTATCCATGGGGAGGGTGAATCTCGAGACCGTCAGGAGGATGCTTGCCGAGGAACCTGCAAGGATCTTTGGTTTGAGGTCCAAGGGCCATATAAGGGAGGGTATGGATGCCGACTTTACCGTTGTTGATCTGAAGGCCGCCGGAACCATAAGGGCTGATGAATTCTACAGTAAAGCCCACTACACACCCTTTGAGGGCTTCAAATATACCGGTGAGGCTGTGATGACCATTGTAAGGGGGCAGGTTGTTATGGAGGATGGTGAGGTCCTTGAGGGTGATGGCAGGTACGTGGCCAGCGAACATTGA
- a CDS encoding CooT family nickel-binding protein, whose protein sequence is MCESNLYSEDGELLMEDVILIEVLDDGIKATDILNTSREFRGSLTRLDLDKHRIYIRLQ, encoded by the coding sequence ATGTGTGAATCAAACCTGTACTCTGAGGATGGTGAACTCCTCATGGAGGACGTTATACTCATCGAGGTCCTTGATGATGGCATAAAGGCAACTGACATCCTTAACACATCAAGGGAATTCAGGGGATCACTCACAAGGCTCGACCTTGACAAGCACAGGATATACATCAGGCTGCAGTAA
- the mcrA gene encoding coenzyme-B sulfoethylthiotransferase subunit alpha — MDNEKKLFLKALKKKFEGEDPEEKSTNFYCFGGWEQSERKREFTEYAKKAAEKRGGIPFYNPDIGVPLGQRKLMAYRVSGTDAYVEGDDLHFVNNAAIQQMVDDIKRTVIVGMDTAHAVLEKRLGVEVTPETINEYMEVINHALPGGAVVQEHMVEVHPGIVEDCYAKVFTGDDNLADELDKRILIDINKEFPEEQAEQLKSYIGNRTYQVNRVPTIVVRACDGGTVSRWSAMQIGMSFISAYKLCAGEAAIADFSFAAKHADVIEMGTIMPARRARGPNEPGGVAFGTFADIVQASRVSDDPANVSLEVIAGAAALYDQVWLGSYMSGGVGFTQYATAAYTDDILDDFLYYGMEYVEDKFGICGSEPTMDVVRDISTEVTLYSLEQYEEYPTLLEDHFGGSQRAAVAAAAAGCSTAFATGNSNAGVNGWYLSQILHKEAHSRLGFYGYDLQDQCGASNSLSIRSDEGLIHELRGPNYPNYAMNVGHQPEYAGIAQAPHAARGDAFCTNPLIKVAFADKDLSFDFTSPRKSIAKGALREFIPEGERDLIIPAGK, encoded by the coding sequence ATGGATAACGAAAAGAAACTATTCCTTAAGGCTCTTAAGAAGAAGTTTGAGGGAGAAGACCCTGAAGAGAAATCCACAAACTTCTACTGCTTCGGAGGATGGGAACAGTCTGAACGTAAGAGGGAGTTCACAGAATACGCCAAAAAGGCTGCTGAAAAGAGGGGCGGAATACCCTTCTACAACCCTGACATAGGCGTGCCTCTGGGTCAGAGGAAGCTCATGGCTTACAGGGTCTCAGGCACAGACGCCTACGTTGAAGGTGACGACCTCCACTTCGTCAACAACGCCGCCATCCAGCAGATGGTGGACGACATAAAGAGGACCGTCATCGTTGGTATGGACACAGCCCACGCGGTCCTTGAGAAGAGGCTCGGTGTGGAGGTGACACCCGAAACAATCAACGAGTACATGGAGGTAATCAACCACGCCCTCCCTGGTGGTGCTGTTGTCCAGGAGCACATGGTGGAGGTCCACCCTGGAATCGTCGAGGACTGTTACGCCAAGGTATTCACAGGTGACGACAACCTTGCAGATGAACTCGACAAGAGGATACTCATAGACATAAACAAGGAGTTCCCTGAAGAACAGGCAGAACAGCTCAAGAGCTACATAGGTAACAGGACATACCAGGTTAACAGGGTTCCCACAATCGTCGTGAGGGCATGTGACGGTGGTACAGTATCCCGATGGTCTGCAATGCAGATCGGTATGAGTTTCATCTCAGCATACAAGCTATGCGCAGGGGAAGCAGCAATCGCAGACTTCTCATTCGCCGCAAAACACGCTGACGTTATTGAGATGGGTACAATAATGCCTGCAAGAAGGGCAAGGGGACCGAACGAACCTGGTGGTGTTGCCTTCGGTACCTTCGCTGACATCGTCCAGGCTTCAAGGGTTTCAGACGACCCTGCAAACGTCTCACTTGAAGTCATAGCCGGTGCAGCAGCACTCTACGACCAGGTATGGCTTGGATCATACATGTCAGGTGGTGTTGGTTTCACACAGTACGCAACAGCAGCCTACACCGACGACATCCTTGACGACTTCCTCTACTACGGTATGGAGTACGTTGAGGACAAGTTTGGAATCTGCGGATCAGAACCAACAATGGATGTTGTGCGTGACATATCCACAGAGGTCACACTTTACAGCCTTGAACAGTACGAGGAGTACCCAACCCTCCTTGAGGACCACTTCGGAGGATCCCAGAGGGCAGCCGTTGCAGCTGCAGCAGCAGGGTGTTCAACAGCCTTTGCAACAGGAAACTCCAATGCAGGTGTCAACGGATGGTACCTCAGCCAGATACTCCACAAGGAAGCCCACAGCAGGCTCGGATTCTACGGTTACGACCTGCAAGACCAGTGCGGTGCATCCAACTCCCTCTCAATCAGAAGCGACGAGGGACTTATCCACGAACTGCGTGGACCTAACTATCCAAACTACGCCATGAACGTGGGTCACCAGCCAGAGTACGCCGGTATAGCCCAGGCTCCACACGCTGCAAGGGGAGACGCCTTCTGTACCAACCCACTCATAAAGGTGGCCTTTGCAGATAAGGACCTCTCCTTCGACTTCACATCACCAAGGAAGTCAATTGCAAAGGGAGCCCTCAGGGAGTTCATCCCAGAAGGAGAAAGGGACCTCATCATACCTGCTGGAAAATAA
- the mcrG gene encoding coenzyme-B sulfoethylthiotransferase subunit gamma, with translation MSYKAQYTPGETRIAENRRKHMNPDYELRKLREISDEDLVKVLGHRNPGESYKSVHPPLDEMDFEEDIVRDLVEPIQGAKEGVRVRYIQFADSMYNAPAQPYDRARTYMWRYRGVDTGTLSGRQVIEMRELDLEGVSKELVETELFDPATTGIRGATVHGHSLRLDENGLMFDALQRYVFDEETGHVVYVKEQVGRPLDEPVDMGQPLDEEELRKITTIYRKDNIAMRDDKEAIEVVENIHTGRTMGGFGMDVFKEDLRKRLGDD, from the coding sequence ATGTCTTACAAAGCCCAGTACACTCCTGGGGAAACCAGGATAGCTGAAAACAGAAGAAAACACATGAACCCTGATTACGAATTACGTAAATTAAGGGAAATATCAGATGAGGACCTGGTCAAGGTCCTGGGACACAGGAACCCCGGTGAAAGTTACAAGTCCGTGCACCCACCACTCGATGAAATGGACTTTGAAGAGGACATTGTAAGGGACCTTGTGGAACCAATACAGGGCGCGAAGGAAGGTGTAAGGGTAAGGTACATCCAGTTCGCGGACTCCATGTACAATGCACCTGCCCAGCCATACGACAGGGCAAGGACCTACATGTGGAGGTACCGTGGTGTTGACACAGGTACACTCTCAGGAAGGCAGGTTATTGAGATGAGGGAACTTGACCTTGAAGGGGTCTCAAAGGAACTGGTTGAAACAGAACTCTTCGACCCTGCAACAACAGGTATAAGGGGTGCCACAGTCCACGGACACTCCCTCAGACTCGATGAAAACGGTCTCATGTTCGACGCCCTCCAGAGGTACGTCTTTGATGAGGAAACAGGCCACGTCGTCTACGTCAAGGAACAGGTCGGAAGGCCCCTTGATGAACCTGTGGATATGGGCCAGCCCCTGGATGAGGAGGAGCTCAGGAAGATCACAACAATCTACAGGAAGGACAACATTGCTATGAGGGATGATAAAGAGGCAATTGAAGTTGTTGAGAACATACACACAGGCCGTACCATGGGCGGATTCGGTATGGATGTATTCAAGGAAGACCTAAGAAAAAGGCTAGGTGATGATTAA
- the mvhB gene encoding polyferredoxin protein MvhB: protein MIVVNKEDCIRCGACQGTCPTAAIEVTPEDVIYCDICGGEPKCVATCPTGALKLEDLVVDEAGNTQGRIVFNPDKCNECGDCVEVCPPQTLKLEEGKVKKIPLQGFCVMCQKCVDICPVGVIGVEGIKEPAKIELDIEGPVFIADCVGCGMCVPECPVDAITLEEVGGVIEIDEDTCIKCGVCAQTCPWNAVFISGRKPEKRSKEIKKFELDEEACIGCNTCVEACPGDFITAKASNLTVELPAICTACGLCEQLCPVDAIDLEVELGPAKPASEEGLVWDEEKCDFIGACANICPNDAIRVVTKEGMKLPDNVKVDEEPSFAMCTRCGACTMACPKGALSLVDMDKVVDGEVVKRKRVQYNPALCDECGDCIEACPYDMLKLTEEKVPLKGFCILCDQCIPACPKNALSLK, encoded by the coding sequence ATGATAGTTGTCAATAAAGAGGACTGCATAAGGTGCGGGGCCTGTCAGGGTACCTGCCCAACTGCAGCCATTGAGGTAACACCTGAAGATGTCATCTACTGTGACATCTGTGGCGGGGAACCCAAATGTGTTGCAACCTGTCCAACAGGGGCCCTCAAACTCGAGGACCTTGTGGTTGATGAAGCAGGGAATACACAGGGCAGGATAGTCTTCAACCCTGATAAGTGTAACGAGTGCGGGGACTGCGTGGAGGTCTGCCCTCCCCAGACCCTGAAACTTGAAGAGGGCAAGGTTAAAAAGATACCGCTCCAGGGCTTCTGCGTCATGTGCCAGAAGTGTGTTGACATATGCCCGGTTGGAGTCATAGGCGTTGAGGGCATAAAGGAACCTGCAAAGATTGAACTGGACATTGAGGGCCCGGTATTCATTGCGGACTGTGTCGGGTGTGGAATGTGCGTACCCGAGTGTCCTGTTGACGCCATAACCCTTGAGGAGGTCGGCGGCGTCATTGAGATAGATGAGGACACCTGTATAAAGTGCGGTGTATGTGCACAGACCTGCCCGTGGAACGCTGTCTTCATATCAGGCAGGAAACCAGAGAAGAGGTCCAAGGAGATCAAGAAATTTGAACTTGATGAAGAGGCATGTATCGGGTGTAACACCTGTGTTGAGGCATGCCCCGGGGACTTCATAACAGCAAAAGCATCAAACCTCACGGTTGAACTCCCAGCCATCTGTACAGCATGCGGTCTCTGTGAACAGCTCTGTCCGGTGGATGCCATCGACCTTGAAGTGGAACTCGGACCCGCCAAACCGGCCAGTGAAGAGGGCCTTGTCTGGGATGAAGAGAAGTGTGACTTCATCGGTGCATGTGCAAACATCTGTCCAAACGATGCCATAAGGGTCGTGACAAAGGAGGGCATGAAGCTGCCTGATAATGTGAAGGTGGATGAGGAGCCATCCTTTGCAATGTGTACCCGCTGCGGTGCATGTACCATGGCATGTCCTAAGGGTGCACTGAGCCTTGTGGACATGGACAAGGTGGTTGATGGAGAGGTTGTTAAAAGGAAGAGGGTGCAGTACAACCCTGCGCTCTGTGACGAGTGCGGTGACTGTATAGAGGCATGCCCCTACGACATGCTGAAACTCACAGAGGAGAAGGTACCCCTCAAGGGATTCTGCATACTCTGTGATCAGTGCATACCTGCCTGTCCAAAAAATGCACTTTCACTGAAATAA
- a CDS encoding ATP-binding protein produces MDELVSNSIRHLPEGGEITVSLEEKDDGFIRSVTDNGPGLPDDFSIEESGGLGMELVRNLAAQLNGGSAMNPVMEQPSGLSSPNSGMLRGFRFLEPYMQQVTGVRSRSSMRGTLLSSGGPPLVC; encoded by the coding sequence ATGGATGAACTTGTATCCAACAGCATCAGGCACCTCCCTGAAGGAGGAGAGATAACCGTCTCCCTTGAAGAGAAGGATGATGGCTTCATACGCTCTGTCACTGACAACGGCCCCGGGCTCCCTGATGACTTCAGTATTGAGGAATCAGGGGGCCTTGGAATGGAACTTGTAAGGAACCTTGCAGCCCAGCTGAACGGAGGGTCAGCTATGAATCCGGTGATGGAACAGCCTTCAGGGTTGAGTTCACCGAACTCAGGTATGCTGAGAGGCTTTAGGTTCCTGGAACCCTATATGCAGCAGGTAACCGGTGTCAGAAGCCGATCCTCCATGAGAGGAACCTTATTATCCTCTGGGGGTCCTCCATTAGTATGCTGA
- a CDS encoding peptidylprolyl isomerase: MAVNKGDFIKLEFTGKIKETGEVFDTTSEEVAKDAGLQIKKTFGPIPIVVGGGHLIKGLDEAVTGMEEGEEKHIEIEPENAFGKRDPKLVQLIPMREFKKQGIKPYPGMVLTIEGHEGRVLNVSGGRVRVDFNHELAGKTLEYDVRVAEIITDDTEKVKSMIQLHYPSQNMDIDKTEVRIEDGTVTIYMDEMTKFDNRPYMDVTLARFRISRDIWQNMEGIKRVEFADVFEKKDEEVTEEEAEE, encoded by the coding sequence ATGGCAGTGAATAAAGGAGACTTTATAAAACTTGAATTTACAGGAAAGATCAAGGAGACCGGCGAGGTCTTTGACACAACCAGCGAAGAGGTTGCAAAGGATGCAGGTCTTCAGATAAAGAAAACATTCGGCCCAATACCAATCGTTGTAGGCGGCGGCCACCTCATAAAGGGCCTTGATGAGGCAGTAACGGGTATGGAGGAAGGCGAGGAAAAGCACATTGAAATCGAACCAGAGAACGCCTTCGGTAAGAGGGACCCTAAACTCGTCCAGCTCATACCCATGAGGGAGTTCAAGAAGCAGGGAATAAAACCATACCCTGGAATGGTGCTCACAATCGAGGGCCATGAGGGAAGGGTCCTCAATGTTTCAGGCGGCCGTGTCAGGGTTGACTTCAACCATGAACTTGCAGGCAAAACCCTTGAATATGATGTTAGGGTGGCCGAGATCATCACCGATGATACCGAGAAGGTTAAGAGCATGATCCAGCTCCACTACCCTTCACAGAACATGGACATCGACAAGACAGAGGTCAGGATAGAGGATGGTACGGTGACCATCTACATGGATGAGATGACCAAGTTCGATAACAGGCCATACATGGACGTGACCCTTGCAAGGTTCAGGATATCAAGGGACATCTGGCAGAACATGGAGGGCATTAAAAGGGTTGAATTTGCAGATGTCTTTGAGAAAAAGGATGAGGAAGTCACTGAGGAGGAAGCAGAGGAGTGA
- a CDS encoding PAS domain-containing sensor histidine kinase, whose translation MVWILVSDYKAYLNGNVSLIFELSVLKGSMFIILTSLLLYALLRTYLVSLMEREDSLRASEEKFRTLFMELSVGLALFDENWVIVESNPLMEEIFNGPVISKVPGELDGGLLPEPGRESLIRRDSRWIRVRFQKIRGGFLGIFEDVTDIKRSEEAARESLERNRALLAELHHRVKNSLQLILSLINLQSYRLSDKEAAEAMRSLQRRIKSIAIIHEILLSRGDVDVVDFRDYTLRLTSYLKDLYRSDAGIMVDVPELALNIETAIPLGIIWMNLYPTASGTSLKEER comes from the coding sequence ATGGTATGGATCCTTGTATCTGACTACAAAGCATACTTGAACGGTAACGTCTCACTTATTTTTGAACTCTCGGTTCTCAAGGGATCCATGTTCATAATCTTAACCTCACTCCTTCTCTACGCACTCCTCAGGACGTATCTGGTCTCTCTCATGGAGAGGGAGGACTCCCTGAGGGCCAGTGAAGAGAAGTTCAGAACCCTCTTCATGGAACTCTCTGTAGGCCTTGCCCTTTTTGATGAAAACTGGGTGATAGTTGAATCCAACCCCCTCATGGAGGAGATCTTCAATGGACCTGTTATAAGTAAAGTCCCCGGTGAACTGGATGGAGGGCTCCTCCCGGAACCTGGAAGGGAATCCCTTATAAGGAGGGATAGTAGGTGGATCCGTGTAAGATTTCAGAAGATCAGAGGGGGATTCCTAGGGATATTTGAGGACGTAACAGATATAAAAAGGTCTGAGGAGGCTGCCAGGGAGTCCCTTGAGAGGAACAGGGCACTGCTCGCCGAACTCCACCACAGGGTTAAAAACAGCCTCCAGCTGATATTAAGCCTTATAAACCTCCAGTCATACAGGCTGAGTGATAAAGAAGCAGCTGAAGCTATGAGGAGCCTTCAGAGGAGGATAAAGTCCATTGCAATCATACATGAGATACTGCTCTCAAGGGGGGATGTTGATGTCGTGGATTTCAGGGACTACACCCTCAGGCTTACATCATACCTCAAGGACCTTTACCGTTCAGATGCAGGGATCATGGTTGATGTCCCTGAACTTGCACTTAACATTGAGACCGCGATTCCCCTTGGAATCATATGGATGAACTTGTATCCAACAGCATCAGGCACCTCCCTGAAGGAGGAGAGATAA
- the mcrD gene encoding methyl-coenzyme M reductase operon protein D has product MSEETGFVDIKIFPQRLLKPETVEKLLNRIYELDGIVRVLVHGPSIPDRVYYGPARGTEVRHSDRKTITVRGEEVELRVKVGEIIVGILPEALAERMETIEEILEDVLPCSYRVFVGAFTKKDITISDYLKYGLNFEDKIDPRVIGMVDPSSS; this is encoded by the coding sequence ATGTCAGAAGAAACAGGATTCGTCGATATAAAGATCTTCCCCCAGAGGCTTCTCAAACCAGAGACAGTTGAGAAGCTGCTGAACAGGATATACGAACTCGACGGGATAGTAAGGGTCCTTGTCCACGGACCATCCATACCAGACAGGGTCTACTATGGACCTGCAAGGGGAACAGAGGTCAGGCACAGCGACAGGAAAACAATAACAGTCAGGGGAGAAGAAGTAGAGCTCAGGGTGAAGGTCGGTGAGATCATCGTGGGCATACTCCCGGAAGCCCTGGCGGAGAGGATGGAAACAATTGAAGAGATCCTGGAAGACGTGCTCCCATGCTCCTACAGGGTATTCGTAGGCGCCTTCACAAAGAAGGACATCACCATATCCGATTACCTCAAATACGGATTGAACTTTGAGGATAAAATAGATCCAAGAGTAATAGGAATGGTTGATCCAAGTTCAAGTTGA
- the mcrB gene encoding coenzyme-B sulfoethylthiotransferase subunit beta: MPMYEDRVDLYGADGKLLEEDVPLEAVSPLKNPTIANLVSDVKRSVAVNLAGIEGSLRKAALGGKSNFIPGREVDLPIVENAEAIAEKIKKLVQTSEDDDTNIRLINNGQQILVQVPTTRMGVAADYTVSALVTGAAVVQAIIDEFDVDMFDANAVKTAVMGRYPQTVDFTGANLSTLLGPPVLLEGLGYGLRNIMANHVVAITRKNTLNASALSSILEQTAMFETGDAVGAFERMHLLGLAYQGLNANNLLFDLVKENGKGTVGTVIASLVERAIEDRVIKVAKEMTSGYKMYEPADWALWNAYAATGLLAATIVNVGAARAAQGVASTVLYYNDILEYETGLPGVDFGRAMGTAVGFSFFSHSIYGGGGPGIFHGNHVVTRHSKGFALPCVAAAMCLDAGTQMFSVEKTSGLIGSVYSEIDYFREPIVNVAKGAAEIKDQL, translated from the coding sequence ATGCCAATGTATGAAGACAGAGTAGATCTCTACGGGGCAGACGGTAAGCTCCTGGAGGAAGACGTTCCTCTTGAAGCCGTGAGCCCCCTTAAAAACCCGACAATTGCAAACCTTGTAAGCGATGTGAAAAGGTCAGTTGCAGTGAACCTTGCTGGAATAGAAGGAAGCCTCAGGAAGGCAGCCCTGGGTGGAAAATCCAACTTCATCCCAGGAAGGGAAGTCGACCTGCCCATAGTCGAAAACGCAGAAGCAATAGCCGAAAAGATTAAAAAACTCGTCCAGACATCAGAGGACGACGACACAAACATCCGCCTCATAAACAACGGCCAGCAGATACTTGTCCAGGTTCCAACCACAAGGATGGGTGTCGCCGCAGACTACACAGTCTCAGCACTGGTGACAGGCGCAGCTGTTGTACAGGCAATAATAGACGAATTCGACGTTGACATGTTCGATGCAAACGCAGTCAAAACAGCCGTCATGGGCAGATACCCCCAGACAGTTGACTTCACAGGCGCAAACCTCTCAACACTCCTCGGACCACCAGTACTCCTCGAGGGTCTTGGATACGGTCTAAGGAACATAATGGCAAACCACGTCGTTGCAATAACAAGGAAAAACACCCTCAACGCATCAGCACTATCATCCATACTCGAACAGACAGCAATGTTCGAGACAGGTGACGCTGTGGGAGCATTTGAAAGGATGCACCTCCTCGGCCTCGCATACCAGGGACTCAACGCCAACAACCTCCTCTTCGACCTCGTTAAAGAGAACGGTAAAGGAACTGTCGGTACAGTCATAGCATCCCTCGTGGAAAGGGCTATAGAGGACAGGGTCATTAAAGTGGCCAAGGAAATGACATCAGGCTACAAGATGTACGAACCAGCTGACTGGGCACTATGGAACGCATACGCAGCAACAGGACTTCTTGCAGCAACAATAGTCAACGTGGGTGCTGCAAGGGCAGCCCAGGGCGTTGCATCAACAGTACTCTACTACAACGACATACTTGAATATGAAACAGGACTCCCAGGTGTGGACTTCGGAAGGGCCATGGGTACAGCGGTAGGTTTCTCATTCTTCAGCCACTCCATCTACGGTGGTGGAGGTCCAGGTATCTTCCACGGAAACCACGTGGTTACAAGGCACAGTAAGGGCTTCGCACTCCCATGCGTGGCTGCAGCAATGTGCCTCGATGCAGGTACCCAGATGTTCTCCGTGGAAAAAACATCAGGACTCATAGGATCCGTTTACAGTGAAATAGACTACTTCAGGGAACCTATAGTCAACGTTGCAAAGGGCGCTGCAGAGATAAAGGACCAGTTATAG
- a CDS encoding nucleotidyltransferase family protein, with amino-acid sequence MPPEPSFLESIIERDLEIIRRDAHLRPEYGDHSPEPMIMADFTEYSPFHKGHRHCMMEARKRFPGALFVAIIPGPLERSGRGVPYIMSREARAEIAIRAGADIAVEGPPMGVMGSGQYSLCLAGMFRALDADRIPRGYRQVPGFKEVLRRISHGHRVVPRPYRIVDLDEGETVLEGPLEEDNYVIVSLARALGKVGFDFTGRFIFIERIGGVSGTRIRRAAARDELESVSHMLPPETLSVLEGEIREGRAPMHEIRLEDRIIRNAETLPRDELMDLNLFDEVTALAILRRRPYSSIKEVEAAIPGSFSRHHRQRILSVLEAKVHKGLIHKYIENYPSVIRILGFKDKQVLKEFKDRIPHRRLEIWQ; translated from the coding sequence ATGCCCCCTGAACCTTCATTCCTTGAGAGCATCATTGAGAGGGACCTTGAAATAATCAGGCGTGATGCGCATCTGAGGCCCGAGTACGGGGACCACTCCCCTGAACCCATGATAATGGCTGACTTCACAGAGTACTCCCCCTTCCATAAAGGCCACAGGCACTGCATGATGGAGGCAAGGAAACGGTTCCCCGGAGCCCTCTTCGTCGCCATCATACCAGGACCCCTCGAGCGCAGTGGGAGGGGAGTACCCTACATAATGAGCCGGGAGGCGAGGGCAGAGATAGCCATACGCGCCGGTGCAGATATAGCTGTTGAGGGACCCCCCATGGGTGTTATGGGGTCAGGGCAGTACTCCCTCTGCCTTGCAGGGATGTTCAGGGCCCTTGATGCCGACAGGATACCCAGGGGTTATAGGCAGGTCCCTGGCTTTAAAGAGGTCCTCAGGAGAATAAGCCACGGCCACAGGGTCGTCCCAAGACCATACAGGATCGTGGACCTTGATGAGGGCGAAACGGTCCTTGAGGGACCCCTTGAGGAGGACAACTATGTTATAGTTTCACTTGCACGGGCCCTTGGTAAGGTTGGCTTTGACTTCACCGGCAGGTTCATATTCATTGAGAGAATCGGGGGGGTCAGCGGGACACGGATAAGGAGGGCTGCAGCGAGGGACGAGCTTGAATCGGTATCCCACATGCTACCCCCAGAGACACTCAGCGTCCTTGAAGGTGAGATAAGGGAGGGAAGGGCGCCTATGCATGAAATACGCCTTGAGGACAGGATAATCAGGAACGCAGAAACACTCCCCCGGGATGAACTCATGGACCTCAACCTCTTTGATGAGGTAACCGCATTAGCCATTCTAAGGAGAAGGCCCTACAGCAGCATCAAAGAGGTGGAGGCAGCAATACCCGGATCATTCAGCCGGCACCACAGACAGCGCATACTATCGGTCCTTGAGGCAAAGGTTCATAAGGGGCTGATCCATAAATATATAGAAAATTATCCATCCGTAATTCGAATTCTTGGATTTAAGGATAAACAGGTCCTTAAAGAATTTAAAGATAGAATACCACACAGGAGGCTAGAGATATGGCAGTGA